In Mycolicibacterium phocaicum, one DNA window encodes the following:
- the purU gene encoding formyltetrahydrofolate deformylase, translating to MSQFPAGAPKLPRHKDIGRLLLNCPDRRGVIAAVSTFLTRSGANIISLDQHSTAPEDGVFLQRTVFHLPGLAAAQPDLEREFQAVADEFDMDYRFADASKPKRVAIMASTADHCLLDLLWRNRRGELDMTVVMVISNHADLAEQVRAFGVPFVHIPASRDIREQAEQRQLELLKGNVDLVVLARYMQIITPEFLGAIGCPLINIHHSFLPAFVGATPYRRAKERGVKLVGATAHYVTEDLDEGPIIEQDVVRVDHTHSVEELVRLGADVERAVLSRAVLWHCQDRILRHGNETVVF from the coding sequence GTGAGTCAATTCCCTGCCGGCGCGCCAAAGCTGCCGCGCCACAAGGACATCGGGCGGCTACTGCTGAACTGCCCGGATCGTCGTGGTGTCATCGCCGCGGTGTCGACGTTCCTGACCCGCTCCGGCGCCAACATCATCTCGCTGGACCAGCACTCGACGGCTCCGGAAGACGGTGTCTTCCTGCAGCGCACCGTCTTCCATCTGCCGGGGCTGGCCGCGGCGCAGCCCGACCTGGAGCGCGAATTCCAGGCCGTGGCAGACGAATTCGACATGGACTACCGGTTCGCCGACGCGTCCAAGCCGAAGCGGGTGGCGATCATGGCGTCGACCGCCGACCACTGCCTCCTCGACCTGCTGTGGCGCAACCGTCGCGGCGAACTCGACATGACCGTGGTGATGGTGATCTCCAACCACGCTGACCTCGCCGAGCAGGTCCGGGCGTTCGGGGTGCCGTTCGTGCACATCCCGGCCAGCCGCGACATCCGGGAGCAGGCCGAACAGCGCCAGCTCGAGCTGCTCAAGGGCAACGTCGATCTGGTCGTGCTGGCCCGCTACATGCAGATCATCACGCCCGAGTTCCTCGGGGCCATCGGGTGTCCGCTGATCAACATCCACCATTCGTTCCTGCCGGCGTTCGTCGGCGCCACGCCGTACCGGCGGGCCAAGGAGCGCGGCGTGAAACTGGTCGGTGCCACTGCGCACTACGTGACCGAGGACCTTGACGAGGGCCCGATCATCGAGCAGGACGTGGTCCGCGTCGACCACACCCACAGCGTCGAGGAACTCGTCCGCCTCGGCGCCGATGTGGAACGCGCCGTGCTGTCGCGGGCCGTGCTGTGGCACTGTCAGGACCGCATTCTGCGCCACGGCAACGAAACCGTGGTCTTCTAG
- a CDS encoding PPOX class F420-dependent oxidoreductase: protein MAPTFEDVYREKYLLLTTFTKDGRPKPTPVWGVPHEGKLLISTDDGSWKTKRIKNTPRVTIQKCGALGKVKGEPVEAIARNLPKSETKRVFDMVTRRYWWHAWWWIPQAIIRGGVDKVHAAIEVEPLPGG from the coding sequence ATGGCTCCGACATTCGAAGACGTGTACCGCGAGAAGTACCTGTTGCTGACCACCTTCACGAAGGACGGCCGGCCCAAGCCGACGCCGGTGTGGGGCGTGCCGCACGAGGGCAAGCTGCTGATCAGCACCGACGACGGCTCGTGGAAGACCAAGCGGATCAAGAACACGCCGCGGGTCACCATCCAGAAATGCGGCGCGCTCGGAAAGGTCAAGGGTGAACCGGTCGAGGCCATCGCCCGCAATCTGCCGAAGTCCGAGACCAAGCGCGTTTTCGACATGGTGACCAGGCGCTACTGGTGGCACGCCTGGTGGTGGATTCCGCAGGCCATCATCCGCGGCGGTGTCGACAAGGTGCACGCCGCCATCGAGGTCGAGCCGCTTCCCGGCGGCTAG
- a CDS encoding FxsA family protein, with protein MAMRLFLVYALVEVAVLAALASTIGVAWTLLALLATFAVGLAIAGTQITRHFSRLSDALSARSADPTLATDSLLVALGTVLVVVPGLASSVLGALMLVPFTRRAVRPAANALFGRRLTPMDFPTQVIYINHDERYRGRGEYIDGEVIEVIDSSPVAVHRHAG; from the coding sequence ATGGCGATGCGACTATTTCTGGTTTATGCCCTGGTCGAGGTCGCGGTGCTGGCAGCCCTGGCCTCGACCATCGGTGTGGCTTGGACGTTGCTGGCGCTGCTGGCCACTTTTGCCGTCGGCCTGGCCATCGCGGGCACGCAGATCACCCGGCATTTCAGCAGGTTGTCCGACGCGCTGAGCGCTCGATCCGCCGACCCGACACTGGCCACCGACAGCCTGTTGGTGGCGCTCGGCACGGTCCTGGTCGTGGTGCCGGGGCTGGCCAGCTCCGTACTCGGCGCGCTCATGCTGGTGCCGTTCACCCGGCGCGCGGTGCGCCCGGCGGCCAACGCCCTGTTCGGCCGTCGGCTCACCCCGATGGACTTCCCGACCCAGGTGATCTACATCAATCACGACGAGCGCTACCGCGGCCGCGGCGAGTACATCGACGGCGAAGTGATCGAGGTCATCGACAGTTCACCGGTCGCCGTGCACCGGCACGCCGGCTGA
- a CDS encoding amidohydrolase, whose amino-acid sequence MTTFATTLLLGGRIHSPAAPDATAIAIRDGVVAWLGSDDVGRALHPDATVVDLEGAFVAPAFVDSHVHLTATGLTVVGLDLRTATSLPHLLTLLAEHAAQHPDGIIWGHGWDESGWPERVVPTTADLDGVLGGRPAYLARVDVHSAVATTGLRQLVPGLADAAGFSAQGPLTADAHHRVRAAARNLLSAAQRRDAQRAALDLAARNGIVAVHECAGPEIGGLDDWADLRATEHGVDIVGYWGEAVDDAAAARDLMARTGAQGLAGDLFIDGALGSRTAWLQQPYTDAPDCCGNTYLDTDAVTAHLLACTEAGITAGFHVIGDAAVATVVEALDRTVAVFGAPAVARCGHRLEHLEMVDAEQARKLGAWGVVASMQPNFDALWGGADGMYAQRLGVDRARGLNPFALLASQGVPLAFGSDSPVTSINPWESVRAAISHRTAGSAISARSAFLAASRGAWRAGGVRDGMTGTLVPGAVASYAVWQVPGGAEALDVTAPADAVQRWSTDPRSRVPALPPLGPDDELPTCLQTVHRGELIHG is encoded by the coding sequence GTGACCACCTTTGCGACGACGCTGCTGCTGGGCGGTCGTATTCACAGCCCTGCGGCGCCCGACGCCACCGCGATCGCGATCCGCGACGGCGTGGTGGCCTGGCTCGGTTCCGATGACGTCGGCCGGGCGCTGCACCCCGACGCCACCGTCGTCGACCTCGAGGGCGCGTTCGTGGCGCCGGCGTTCGTCGACAGCCATGTGCATCTGACCGCCACCGGGCTCACCGTGGTCGGGCTCGACCTGCGTACCGCGACATCGCTGCCGCACCTGCTGACCTTGCTGGCCGAACACGCCGCACAGCATCCGGACGGCATCATCTGGGGCCACGGCTGGGACGAATCCGGCTGGCCAGAGCGCGTCGTTCCGACCACCGCCGACCTCGACGGTGTCCTCGGCGGCCGGCCTGCGTACCTGGCCCGGGTCGACGTGCACTCGGCCGTCGCCACGACCGGCCTGCGGCAGCTGGTGCCGGGGCTCGCCGACGCCGCGGGCTTCTCCGCACAGGGACCGCTGACCGCCGACGCCCACCACCGCGTGCGCGCCGCGGCCCGCAATCTGCTCAGCGCGGCGCAGCGCCGCGACGCCCAGCGCGCCGCGCTCGACCTGGCCGCCCGCAACGGCATCGTCGCGGTGCACGAGTGCGCCGGCCCCGAGATCGGCGGCCTCGACGACTGGGCCGACCTGCGCGCCACCGAACACGGCGTCGACATCGTCGGCTACTGGGGCGAGGCCGTCGACGACGCGGCCGCGGCCCGCGACCTGATGGCCCGGACCGGCGCCCAGGGCCTGGCCGGCGACCTCTTCATCGACGGTGCGCTGGGCTCCCGCACCGCCTGGCTGCAGCAGCCCTACACCGATGCGCCCGACTGCTGTGGCAACACCTACCTGGACACCGACGCCGTCACCGCACACCTGCTGGCCTGCACCGAGGCCGGCATCACCGCGGGCTTCCACGTCATCGGCGACGCCGCCGTCGCGACCGTCGTCGAAGCCCTGGACCGGACCGTGGCCGTGTTCGGGGCACCCGCGGTGGCGCGCTGTGGGCACCGGCTGGAGCACCTCGAGATGGTCGACGCGGAGCAGGCGCGCAAGCTCGGCGCGTGGGGCGTGGTCGCCAGCATGCAGCCGAATTTCGACGCGCTCTGGGGCGGTGCCGACGGCATGTACGCGCAGCGTCTCGGTGTCGATCGAGCGCGGGGTTTGAACCCGTTTGCGCTGTTAGCATCGCAAGGCGTGCCCCTCGCCTTCGGTTCGGACAGTCCTGTCACCAGCATCAATCCATGGGAATCGGTGCGCGCGGCCATCAGTCACCGCACGGCCGGCAGTGCCATCTCGGCGCGGTCGGCATTCCTGGCGGCCAGCCGCGGCGCCTGGCGGGCCGGCGGTGTCCGTGACGGCATGACGGGGACGCTGGTGCCCGGTGCCGTCGCGTCGTACGCCGTGTGGCAGGTTCCAGGCGGTGCCGAGGCATTGGACGTCACCGCACCGGCCGACGCCGTGCAGCGCTGGTCGACCGATCCGCGGTCGCGGGTACCGGCGCTGCCGCCCCTGGGGCCCGATGACGAGCTGCCGACCTGCCTGCAGACCGTGCACCGCGGTGAGCTGATCCATGGCTGA
- the lnt gene encoding apolipoprotein N-acyltransferase codes for MAEGTEEVQEEVPEAAPAEPQPETPDAPEEPLGPGRGARIVAGLRRFFEPRLIRLAAAVVAGLLLCASFPPFDLWYLSFVALALLAWVLIDERTTPAGGFGYSMLAGMVFYALLLPWISNFVGPVPWLMLAALEAFFTGVFGVTAVLVRRLPAWPLWFAALWVFAEWLKSTVPFGGFPWGVVAFSQTDSPLLPLAQLGGAPLVSFAVALIGFSATAIVLEAVRHWRHDHRTGAAAPPEVFIPGICIAVVLLLTVLAWPHVRKAGAGAGDDPAINVAAVQGNVPRLGLDFNAQRRAVLDNHVHETKLLAEDVRAGRAPQPTVVIWPENSSDIDPLVNADAAELISAASSAIHAPILVGTVLAAPEYTPEHPVTTNSVIVWNGTDGPGERHDKAIVQPFGEYLPWRSFFRMLSPYADRAGYFVPGNGTGVVTAAGVPIGVTTCWEVIFDRAARQSVLNGAQLLAVPANNATFDEPMSVQQLAFARLRAVEHDRYVVVAGTTGISAVVAPNGQVLERTEFFQPGYLDRQVRLKTDLTFATRWGPVINSVLIGVGVSALLAAMLHNRKLVRRRQAAAERQDGSTAGPDTDTDTENEQG; via the coding sequence ATGGCTGAGGGCACCGAAGAGGTACAGGAAGAAGTACCGGAAGCGGCCCCGGCCGAGCCGCAGCCGGAAACTCCCGACGCACCCGAAGAGCCACTGGGGCCCGGCCGCGGTGCGCGCATCGTCGCCGGCCTGCGCCGGTTCTTCGAGCCCCGGTTGATCCGGCTGGCCGCCGCCGTCGTCGCCGGTCTGCTGCTGTGCGCGAGCTTCCCGCCGTTCGACCTCTGGTACCTGTCGTTCGTCGCGCTGGCGCTGCTGGCTTGGGTACTGATCGACGAACGCACCACGCCCGCAGGCGGTTTCGGCTACAGCATGCTGGCCGGGATGGTGTTCTACGCGCTGCTGCTGCCGTGGATCAGCAACTTCGTCGGCCCCGTGCCATGGCTGATGCTGGCGGCGTTGGAGGCGTTCTTCACCGGGGTGTTCGGCGTGACCGCGGTGCTGGTGCGGCGCCTGCCGGCTTGGCCGCTGTGGTTCGCCGCGCTGTGGGTATTTGCCGAATGGCTCAAGTCGACGGTGCCGTTCGGCGGCTTCCCGTGGGGCGTCGTCGCCTTCAGCCAGACCGACAGCCCACTGCTGCCGCTCGCGCAGCTCGGCGGCGCGCCGCTGGTGTCGTTCGCGGTGGCGCTCATCGGTTTCAGCGCAACGGCCATCGTGCTCGAGGCGGTCAGGCACTGGCGGCACGATCACCGCACGGGTGCCGCGGCTCCGCCGGAGGTGTTCATCCCGGGCATCTGCATCGCCGTGGTGCTGCTGCTCACCGTGCTGGCGTGGCCGCACGTCCGCAAGGCCGGTGCCGGTGCGGGTGACGACCCCGCGATCAACGTCGCCGCGGTCCAGGGCAACGTGCCGCGTCTCGGCTTGGACTTCAACGCCCAGCGGCGCGCAGTGCTCGACAACCACGTCCATGAAACCAAGCTGCTGGCCGAGGACGTCCGCGCCGGGCGCGCACCGCAACCGACGGTGGTGATCTGGCCGGAGAACTCGTCGGACATCGACCCGCTGGTCAATGCCGACGCCGCGGAACTGATCTCGGCCGCATCCTCCGCGATCCACGCGCCGATCCTGGTGGGCACCGTGCTGGCCGCACCGGAGTACACGCCGGAGCATCCGGTGACCACCAACTCGGTGATCGTCTGGAACGGGACGGACGGGCCGGGGGAGCGCCACGACAAGGCCATCGTCCAGCCGTTCGGGGAGTACCTGCCCTGGCGCAGCTTCTTCCGGATGTTGTCGCCGTACGCCGATCGGGCCGGCTACTTCGTACCGGGCAACGGCACCGGCGTCGTCACCGCCGCGGGGGTGCCGATCGGGGTGACGACCTGCTGGGAGGTCATCTTCGACCGCGCCGCCCGGCAGTCGGTACTCAATGGCGCGCAGCTGCTGGCGGTGCCCGCGAACAACGCGACGTTCGACGAACCGATGAGCGTGCAGCAGCTGGCGTTCGCCCGGTTGCGTGCCGTCGAACACGACCGGTACGTCGTCGTCGCGGGTACCACCGGCATCAGCGCCGTGGTCGCGCCGAACGGCCAGGTCCTCGAGCGCACCGAGTTCTTCCAGCCCGGTTATCTGGATCGCCAGGTGCGGTTGAAGACCGATCTGACCTTCGCCACGCGGTGGGGACCGGTCATCAACAGTGTGCTCATCGGGGTCGGCGTTTCGGCTCTTCTGGCAGCCATGTTGCACAATAGGAAGCTCGTGCGCCGCCGCCAGGCGGCTGCGGAGCGTCAGGACGGCAGTACAGCCGGGCCTGACACCGACACCGACACCGAGAACGAACAGGGGTAA
- a CDS encoding polyprenol monophosphomannose synthase has product MTMGEDRPSQRTLVIIPTYNERENLPLIVGRVHAARPDVHVLVVDDDSPDGTGQLADELALADPDRVHVMHRAGKGGLGAAYLAGFAWGLGRGYSVLVEMDADGSHAPEELYRLLDAVDAGADLAIGSRYVPGGAIRNWPRRRLVLSRTANTYARVLLGVKIHDITAGYRAYRHDVLEKIGLDDVDSKGYCFQIDLTWRAINAGFTVVEVPITFTERELGVSKMSGSNIREAMSQVAKWGIRGRLDRARGVVR; this is encoded by the coding sequence ATGACCATGGGCGAGGACCGTCCGAGTCAGCGCACGCTGGTCATCATTCCGACCTACAACGAGCGCGAGAACCTGCCGTTGATCGTCGGCCGGGTGCACGCCGCCCGTCCGGACGTCCACGTGCTCGTCGTCGACGACGACAGCCCCGACGGCACCGGCCAGCTGGCCGACGAGCTGGCACTGGCCGATCCCGACCGCGTGCACGTCATGCACCGCGCCGGCAAGGGCGGTCTGGGCGCCGCGTACCTCGCCGGGTTCGCCTGGGGCCTGGGCCGCGGCTACAGCGTGCTGGTCGAGATGGACGCCGACGGCAGCCACGCGCCCGAGGAGCTGTACCGCCTGCTGGACGCCGTCGACGCCGGCGCCGACCTGGCCATCGGGTCGCGGTACGTCCCGGGCGGCGCCATCCGCAACTGGCCGCGTCGCCGGCTCGTCCTGTCGCGCACCGCGAACACCTACGCCCGCGTGCTGCTGGGCGTCAAGATTCACGACATCACGGCCGGCTACCGCGCCTACCGGCACGACGTGCTGGAGAAGATCGGCCTCGATGACGTCGATTCGAAGGGCTACTGCTTCCAGATCGACCTGACGTGGCGCGCCATCAACGCGGGCTTCACCGTCGTCGAGGTGCCCATCACGTTCACCGAGCGCGAACTGGGCGTCTCGAAGATGAGCGGGTCCAACATCCGCGAGGCCATGTCGCAGGTGGCGAAGTGGGGCATCCGCGGCCGGCTGGACCGGGCCCGCGGCGTCGTCCGCTAG
- a CDS encoding RNA polymerase-binding protein RbpA, with amino-acid sequence MADRVLRGSRLGAVSYETDRNHDLAPRQVARYRTDNGEEFEVPFADDAEIPGTWACKNGMEGTLLEGDVPEPKKVKPPRTHWDMLLERRSVEELEELLKERLELIKTRRRG; translated from the coding sequence ATGGCTGATCGTGTTCTGCGAGGTAGTCGCCTCGGAGCTGTGAGCTACGAGACCGACCGCAACCATGACCTGGCACCGCGGCAGGTGGCCCGCTACCGCACCGACAACGGCGAGGAATTCGAAGTTCCCTTCGCCGACGACGCGGAAATCCCCGGCACCTGGGCGTGCAAGAACGGCATGGAAGGCACCCTGCTCGAGGGTGACGTGCCCGAGCCCAAGAAGGTCAAGCCGCCGCGTACCCACTGGGACATGCTGCTCGAGCGTCGTTCCGTCGAAGAGCTCGAAGAGCTGCTCAAGGAGCGCCTGGAGCTGATCAAGACCCGCCGCCGCGGCTGA
- a CDS encoding ATP-binding protein: MGDVSGDLQQCLPEELKALFLFESLTPEQLAQLCHAGHIEVFGPGPVITEGDPVTPLRVLIDGELVLSKRAGGRELEIDRTSQPGVYFGARSAFSPVGHDRNRFSVRATRPSRFFVMPADEFGAFVKTQFPMAVHLIDGLAETAEKQHRVADERDRMLALGQLSAGLTHELNNPVAAVARAATDLRGRLDALTVPLMDGEFDSAALTFLAAAQADVVAKVAATSGRRLSAMRASDLEDEVCEWLSSQGVADAWDMAPTFVEVGLDCDWREQLLPGDDRPDWLPRAMTWLRHRAEAELLTHQLNDAAHRISGLVADVKQYTQLNSAPFQFAEVGALLTSTLRMFAGRIGAGTPVEVITDFDPSVPELLCYPAELNQVWTRIIENAIAAMRPFGSGTLTVRSRFEDDAVRIEISDTGSGIPADVRGRIFDPFFTTRPLGEGTGLGLHLARQIVVNRHGGDLFAVSQPWHTTFVVRLPLRPAPEGEGS, translated from the coding sequence GTGGGAGACGTCAGTGGTGACCTGCAGCAGTGCCTACCAGAGGAACTGAAGGCACTGTTCCTGTTCGAGTCGCTGACGCCCGAGCAGCTGGCGCAGCTGTGTCACGCCGGTCACATCGAGGTCTTCGGCCCGGGTCCGGTCATCACCGAGGGTGATCCCGTGACGCCGCTCCGGGTTCTCATCGATGGCGAGTTGGTGCTCTCGAAGCGTGCCGGTGGCCGGGAACTCGAGATCGATCGAACGTCGCAGCCCGGTGTCTACTTCGGTGCCCGGTCGGCGTTCAGTCCCGTCGGGCATGACCGGAACCGGTTCTCGGTGCGGGCCACCCGGCCGAGCCGGTTTTTCGTCATGCCTGCCGACGAATTCGGTGCCTTCGTCAAGACCCAGTTCCCGATGGCGGTCCATCTCATCGACGGGCTGGCGGAGACCGCGGAGAAGCAGCACCGCGTCGCCGACGAACGGGACCGGATGCTGGCACTCGGACAGCTCTCGGCCGGATTGACACACGAACTCAACAACCCGGTGGCAGCCGTCGCCCGCGCCGCGACCGACCTGCGCGGCCGCTTGGATGCTCTGACGGTGCCGCTCATGGACGGCGAATTCGACAGCGCGGCGCTGACTTTCCTCGCCGCGGCGCAGGCCGACGTGGTCGCGAAGGTGGCCGCGACGTCCGGACGGCGACTGTCGGCGATGCGGGCGAGCGACCTCGAGGACGAGGTCTGTGAATGGTTGTCGAGCCAAGGTGTAGCCGACGCCTGGGACATGGCGCCGACGTTCGTCGAGGTCGGACTGGATTGTGACTGGCGCGAGCAGTTGCTGCCGGGTGACGACCGGCCGGACTGGCTGCCCCGCGCCATGACGTGGTTGCGGCACCGGGCCGAGGCCGAACTGCTGACGCATCAGCTCAATGATGCGGCGCACCGGATTTCGGGCCTGGTCGCCGACGTCAAGCAGTACACCCAGCTGAACAGCGCGCCGTTCCAGTTCGCGGAGGTCGGCGCCCTGCTGACCAGTACCCTGCGGATGTTCGCCGGACGGATCGGCGCGGGTACGCCCGTGGAAGTGATCACGGACTTCGATCCGTCGGTACCCGAATTACTCTGTTACCCAGCCGAACTCAATCAGGTGTGGACGCGCATCATCGAGAACGCGATCGCCGCGATGCGACCGTTCGGCTCGGGGACGCTCACGGTGCGGAGCCGATTCGAGGACGATGCGGTCCGGATCGAGATCAGTGACACCGGCAGCGGGATTCCCGCCGATGTCCGCGGGCGCATCTTCGACCCGTTCTTCACCACCAGACCGCTCGGCGAAGGTACCGGCCTGGGCCTGCATCTGGCCAGGCAGATCGTCGTCAACCGGCACGGCGGAGATTTGTTCGCGGTCTCACAACCGTGGCACACCACCTTCGTCGTCCGGCTTCCGTTACGGCCCGCGCCGGAGGGCGAAGGATCATGA
- a CDS encoding patatin-like phospholipase family protein, which translates to MTTAFVLSGGGSLGSVQVGMLLGLAEAGIKPDLIVGTSVGALNGAWIAGRSDHDGALALADLWRTLSRRKVFPTSPSMGLLGVLGRRPHLVSDIGIRTILKQHLRFGRLQDAPTPLHVVATDVLSGQDVLLSSGDAVDAIVASAAIPAVLPPVRIGGRDLVDGGVVNNTPLSHAVALGATEVWVLPTGYSCAMPQSPTGALAMAMHAFTLAINRRLATDVERFEGLVELHVVPPLCPVRVSPVDFSRSAELIDRSLNSTRHWLPTDRTGTRQSEVLEFHRD; encoded by the coding sequence ATGACGACGGCGTTCGTGCTGTCCGGCGGCGGCAGCCTGGGGTCCGTCCAGGTGGGCATGCTGCTGGGGCTGGCCGAGGCGGGAATCAAGCCGGACCTCATCGTCGGCACCTCTGTCGGGGCCCTCAACGGCGCGTGGATCGCCGGGCGGTCCGACCACGACGGGGCCCTGGCGCTCGCCGACCTGTGGCGGACCCTGTCGCGCCGGAAAGTGTTCCCCACCAGCCCGAGCATGGGGTTGCTCGGCGTTCTCGGGCGTCGGCCGCACCTGGTGTCCGACATCGGGATCCGCACGATCCTGAAGCAGCACCTGAGGTTCGGGCGCCTGCAGGACGCGCCCACGCCGCTGCACGTGGTGGCCACCGACGTGCTGTCCGGACAGGACGTCCTGCTGTCGTCGGGTGACGCCGTCGACGCCATCGTCGCCAGCGCGGCCATCCCGGCTGTCCTGCCGCCGGTCCGGATCGGCGGACGCGATCTGGTCGACGGCGGCGTGGTGAACAACACACCGCTGTCGCACGCGGTTGCGCTCGGCGCAACCGAGGTGTGGGTGTTGCCCACCGGCTACTCGTGCGCCATGCCCCAATCACCCACGGGCGCACTCGCGATGGCCATGCACGCCTTCACGCTGGCGATCAATCGGCGGCTGGCCACCGACGTCGAACGGTTCGAGGGGCTGGTCGAGCTGCACGTGGTGCCGCCGTTGTGCCCGGTGCGGGTGTCGCCGGTGGACTTCTCGCGGTCGGCCGAACTCATCGACCGGTCGCTCAACTCGACGCGACACTGGTTGCCGACCGACCGCACGGGAACGCGGCAGTCCGAGGTGCTCGAGTTCCACCGGGATTGA
- the ilvA gene encoding threonine ammonia-lyase IlvA, protein MSAELSQGTHRTSPLAAADIDAAARRISSVVTRTPLQYSDRLSALTGAQVYLKREDLQAVRSYKLRGAYNLLMQLSDEEKAAGVVCSSAGNHAQGFALACRSMGVHGRVYVPAKTPKQKRDRIRYHGGDFIELIVGGATYDLAAEAALEDVARTGATLVPPYDDLRTMAGQGTIAVEILEQLDGEPDLVIVPVGGGGCISGITTYLTAHTKATAVLGAEPAGAASMIAALAKGEPVTLEHVDQFVDGAAVARAGELTYAALAAAGDMVSVTTVDEGAVCTAMLDLYQNEGIIAEPAGALSVAALMENGVEAGSTVVCLISGGNNDVSRYGEVLERSLVHLGLKHYFLVDFPQEPGALRRFLDEVLGPNDDITLFEYVKRNNRETGAALVGIELGSAAGFDGLLERMHDSGIHVEPLEPGSPAYRYLT, encoded by the coding sequence GTGTCTGCCGAGCTGAGCCAGGGAACCCACAGGACGTCGCCGCTTGCCGCGGCCGACATCGATGCGGCTGCCCGGCGAATTTCCTCGGTCGTGACCCGCACCCCGCTGCAGTACAGCGACCGGCTGTCGGCGCTGACCGGTGCCCAGGTGTACCTCAAGCGCGAGGACCTGCAGGCGGTGCGCTCGTACAAGCTGCGCGGTGCCTACAACCTGCTGATGCAGCTCTCCGATGAGGAGAAGGCCGCCGGCGTGGTGTGCTCGTCGGCCGGTAACCACGCCCAGGGCTTCGCGCTGGCCTGCCGCTCGATGGGTGTGCACGGCCGCGTGTACGTGCCGGCCAAGACGCCGAAGCAGAAGCGCGACCGCATCCGCTATCACGGCGGCGACTTCATCGAGCTGATCGTCGGCGGCGCCACCTACGACCTGGCCGCGGAGGCGGCACTCGAGGACGTCGCCCGGACCGGTGCCACGTTGGTGCCGCCGTACGACGACCTGCGCACCATGGCCGGCCAGGGCACCATCGCCGTCGAGATCCTCGAGCAGCTGGACGGCGAACCCGACCTGGTGATCGTGCCGGTGGGTGGCGGCGGGTGCATCAGCGGCATCACCACCTACCTGACCGCGCACACCAAGGCGACCGCCGTGCTCGGGGCCGAGCCCGCCGGCGCGGCGTCGATGATCGCGGCGCTGGCCAAGGGCGAGCCCGTCACGCTGGAGCACGTCGACCAGTTCGTCGACGGCGCGGCGGTGGCCCGGGCCGGGGAGCTGACCTACGCGGCGCTCGCCGCCGCCGGTGACATGGTGTCGGTGACGACGGTCGACGAGGGCGCGGTGTGCACCGCGATGCTCGACCTGTACCAGAACGAGGGCATCATCGCCGAGCCCGCGGGCGCGCTGTCCGTTGCGGCGTTGATGGAGAACGGTGTCGAGGCCGGGTCGACGGTGGTCTGCCTGATCTCCGGCGGCAACAACGACGTCTCGCGCTACGGCGAGGTGCTCGAGCGGTCGCTGGTGCACCTGGGTCTCAAGCACTACTTCCTGGTGGACTTCCCGCAGGAGCCCGGCGCGCTGCGGCGATTCCTCGACGAGGTGCTCGGGCCGAACGACGACATCACCCTGTTCGAATACGTCAAGCGCAACAACCGAGAGACCGGCGCGGCGCTGGTCGGCATCGAACTCGGTTCGGCCGCGGGCTTCGACGGGCTGCTGGAGCGGATGCACGATTCGGGCATCCACGTGGAGCCCTTGGAGCCGGGGTCGCCGGCGTACCGGTACCTGACCTAG